A genomic segment from Roseibium algicola encodes:
- a CDS encoding imelysin family protein: MNTFKLGLLAASALFVTPALAAAPSDVLSTYGDIAQAKYADSLATAKTLKTAIDKLVTEPTEANLEAARTAWKEARDPYQQTEAYRFGNAIVDDWEGKVNAWPLDEGLIDYVDASYGDESEENDLYVANVIANPSLKVGGETIDATEITPALLAESLQEAGEVETNVATGYHAIEFLLWGQDLNGTEAGAGNRPATDFDPANCTGGNCERRIQYLQAATDLLITDLEEMANAWAPDGAAREELAGKGEAGGLATILTGMGSLSYGELAGERIKLGLMLHDPEEEHDCFSDNTHMSHYNDVVGIRNVYFGSYKSPVGNDVSGASLADLVAEKDPALAEEMKTKLDATLAAFEAMKARAESGEAYDQMIGEGNDEGNAVVQAAVDALVDQTASIERVVKVLELDDIAFEGSDSLDNPGAVFE; this comes from the coding sequence ATGAATACTTTCAAGCTTGGCCTTCTGGCCGCTTCTGCCCTTTTCGTCACACCGGCCCTGGCTGCAGCACCTTCCGACGTTCTGTCGACCTACGGCGACATCGCCCAGGCGAAATATGCGGACTCGCTCGCAACGGCCAAGACGCTCAAGACCGCGATCGACAAGCTCGTAACTGAGCCGACCGAAGCAAACCTGGAAGCCGCGCGCACCGCCTGGAAGGAAGCACGCGACCCTTACCAGCAGACAGAGGCGTACCGTTTCGGCAACGCCATTGTCGACGATTGGGAAGGCAAGGTGAATGCATGGCCGCTCGACGAAGGCCTGATCGACTATGTTGACGCGTCCTACGGTGATGAATCGGAAGAAAACGATCTCTACGTCGCCAACGTGATCGCGAATCCGTCACTCAAGGTCGGTGGCGAAACCATCGATGCCACCGAAATCACGCCGGCCCTGCTTGCTGAATCCCTTCAGGAGGCTGGCGAAGTGGAAACAAATGTCGCCACCGGCTATCACGCCATCGAATTTCTGCTGTGGGGTCAGGACCTCAACGGCACCGAAGCCGGTGCCGGCAACCGCCCAGCCACCGACTTTGATCCGGCAAACTGCACCGGTGGCAATTGCGAGCGCCGCATTCAGTATCTGCAGGCCGCAACCGATCTTCTGATTACGGATCTTGAAGAAATGGCCAATGCCTGGGCTCCTGACGGGGCTGCGCGCGAAGAACTGGCCGGCAAGGGCGAGGCCGGTGGTCTTGCTACCATCCTGACCGGCATGGGATCTCTTTCCTATGGCGAACTGGCCGGTGAGCGCATCAAGCTTGGCCTTATGCTGCATGATCCGGAAGAAGAGCATGACTGCTTCTCCGACAACACCCACATGTCGCACTACAACGACGTGGTCGGTATCCGGAACGTCTATTTCGGGTCGTACAAGAGCCCGGTCGGCAACGATGTTTCCGGTGCTTCCCTGGCCGATCTGGTGGCGGAAAAGGACCCGGCGCTGGCAGAAGAAATGAAGACGAAGCTCGACGCCACGCTGGCGGCTTTCGAAGCCATGAAGGCCCGGGCCGAAAGCGGCGAAGCCTACGACCAGATGATCGGCGAAGGCAATGACGAGGGCAACGCCGTCGTGCAGGCCGCTGTCGATGCACTGGTTGACCAGACGGCTTCCATCGAGCGGGTCGTCAAGGTGCTTGAACTCGACGATATTGCGTTTGAAGGTTCCGACAGCCTAGACAACCCGGGCGCCGTTTTCGAATAA